The nucleotide window TTGGATAATAATTGTAATAGTTTTAGGCGCTGCAATTTCCTTAATTGCTGCTAAAGGTTTTTCCACAGTCTCTAAGGCGGCCAATTGGATGTCCCCTTTTATAGTATTGGCATTTGTTGCCTGTGGCGTAGTTTCTTTGAATCAATTAGGAGTAACCTCTTTTTCAGATTTTTGGAATATCTGGGGAGATGGTGGGCAACCTTTTCCAGGCCAAATAAAATATACTTTCTGGCATGTTGTCCTTTGGTCATGGTTTGCTAACGCAGCCATGCACATTGGCATGTCTGATTTGTCAGTATTTAGATTTGCAAAAAAGGCTAACCTTGGTTGGACAACTGCCGCAGGAATGTATGTAGGGCATTATGTAGCCTGGATTGCAGCAGCCCTGCTTTATGCTGTTTATTTAAAAACCCCTGAGGCCCAAGCACTTCTTACTGGAGGTGAAGCCCCAACTGTGGCTCCTGGCCCTTTAGCTTTCAATGCGCTGGGTGTTTTTGGTATATTTGCCGTTATTTTGGCGGGCTGGACAACTGCAAACCCAACCATATACAGGGCTGGATTGGCATTTCAAGCAATTTTACCTAAAACGTCCACTTTCTGGGTAACTATTATTGCAGGTAGTATAGCAACGATTGCCGGGTTATTCCCTGCATTTGCAATGAAATTATTGGACTTTGTAGCTTTATATGGCTTTGTATTAGCCCCTATTGGAGCTATTGTTGTGTTTGACCATTTCTTTCACAAAAAGGCCAATTTCATTCAAAATTATGCAGAGAAAGCTCAACTTAAAATTAGCAGGGCAGTATGGCTATCTTGGTTGATTAGTTTCGGTGTCTTTTATTTTATTTCAGTTCAATTCAATGTTTTTCTGTCCTTCTTAACCCTCCCAGCCTGGATACTTTGCGGGGTGTTATTTGTAGTGTTTAGCAAAAAATGGCAAGGTCGGCTAATATAATTTTGATTAGTATTGTTTAATTGATTTGAAGATTTCCATTAAAAGTGCCACCATGTTTGAGTGGAGTAATTTGTATACTCAACAATCTCACCCAGCTTTGGAACTATAAAAGACTGCTCCATTTCTTTGGCCGCTGCTGAAAATCTATTTACCGGATCTTGCCAGAAATGTGGTGCCAAGGCAAATGCACCCCAATGCACGGGCATCATACATTGTACTTTAGCATCTACTGCGGCCTGTACACTTTCTTCAGGAAACATATGAATTAAAGACCAGTTTTCATTGTATTGGCCACATTCCATAAAAGCAAAATTGAACGGTCCTAAACGCTCACCAATTTCTTTAAAATGGCCTCCATAACCACTATCTCCACTAAACCAAATATTTTCGTTTGGTGATTTTATTGCCCAGCCACCCCATAGGGATTTTGCTCTTTCAGACAACCTTCTTCCTGAAAAATGCCTGGTCGGCGTAAAGGTAATTTCAAGCCCTTCATACAAATGACCATCCCACCAATCAAACTCGATTATCTTATTTTTAGGTACGCCCCACTTTTCTAAATGTCGAGACACTCCGAGGGCAACAAAGTAACATCCCACCTTCGGAATTAATTTTTGTATACTTTCTAAATCCAAATGATCATAATGATCATGAGATAGTAAAACCAAATCAATTTCTGGAAGATCATCAATAATTGAAAGCGTGTTTTCACTAAACCTTCTTATTGGCAATGGTGAGATTGGCGCTGCATTGCTTCCAAACATAGGGTCAATAAGTACATTTATATTGTTAATTCTCATTAACAACGTTGAATGTCCATACCAAATAAATTTTGTTTGATTGCTCCCTTTTATGAATTCATCTTTATGGAAAGTTTCTATTGGTAACGCTTTTTCCGGAGAACGTCCCTTCTTTTTAAACAGTTGCTGATATAAAATTTTTGGAAGCTTATGAAGCTTTATTGACATTTCGGTCTGTTCTAAATTTTTGAACCCAGACCCAGTCCAATTGGGACTGTTATTATATTTATCAATATTCTCCTTGGAAGGTTTTGCCCCATATTGCTTCCTATTCATGGTCTACAGATTTTTCTAAATCAGATAAAAATAAATATTTATTATGGGGGAAATTAGAATAATCCCCTTATTCCTCTTCCTGTAATTTCAAT belongs to Aegicerativicinus sediminis and includes:
- a CDS encoding purine-cytosine permease family protein codes for the protein MSQYNIEEEIEEIAGGEFERTPVPQSKLKGWKSFLGMYAGEHAAGTEFVIGPLFLTTGVSAFDLIVGLFIGNLLAVLSWRFLTAEIAVKYRLTLYYQLEKICGKKLVIIYNLANGILFCFLAGAMITVSATAVGIPFDMEMPKLTDTTPNGLTWIIIVIVLGAAISLIAAKGFSTVSKAANWMSPFIVLAFVACGVVSLNQLGVTSFSDFWNIWGDGGQPFPGQIKYTFWHVVLWSWFANAAMHIGMSDLSVFRFAKKANLGWTTAAGMYVGHYVAWIAAALLYAVYLKTPEAQALLTGGEAPTVAPGPLAFNALGVFGIFAVILAGWTTANPTIYRAGLAFQAILPKTSTFWVTIIAGSIATIAGLFPAFAMKLLDFVALYGFVLAPIGAIVVFDHFFHKKANFIQNYAEKAQLKISRAVWLSWLISFGVFYFISVQFNVFLSFLTLPAWILCGVLFVVFSKKWQGRLI
- a CDS encoding MBL fold metallo-hydrolase, producing MNRKQYGAKPSKENIDKYNNSPNWTGSGFKNLEQTEMSIKLHKLPKILYQQLFKKKGRSPEKALPIETFHKDEFIKGSNQTKFIWYGHSTLLMRINNINVLIDPMFGSNAAPISPLPIRRFSENTLSIIDDLPEIDLVLLSHDHYDHLDLESIQKLIPKVGCYFVALGVSRHLEKWGVPKNKIIEFDWWDGHLYEGLEITFTPTRHFSGRRLSERAKSLWGGWAIKSPNENIWFSGDSGYGGHFKEIGERLGPFNFAFMECGQYNENWSLIHMFPEESVQAAVDAKVQCMMPVHWGAFALAPHFWQDPVNRFSAAAKEMEQSFIVPKLGEIVEYTNYSTQTWWHF